In the Sediminibacter sp. Hel_I_10 genome, one interval contains:
- the trxA gene encoding thioredoxin: MALEITDANFDETVLKSDKPVMVDFWAAWCGPCRMVGPIIDEISTEYDGKAIVGKVDVDANQEFAAKYGVRNIPTVLVFHNGEVVGRQVGVAPKNAYTEAIDALL, from the coding sequence ATGGCATTAGAAATAACAGATGCAAATTTTGACGAAACCGTATTAAAAAGTGACAAACCAGTAATGGTAGACTTTTGGGCGGCTTGGTGTGGACCATGTAGAATGGTAGGACCAATTATTGATGAAATTAGTACAGAATATGATGGTAAAGCCATTGTAGGCAAAGTAGATGTAGATGCAAATCAAGAATTTGCAGCTAAATATGGCGTGCGTAACATTCCAACTGTTTTGGTATTCCACAATGGAGAGGTTGTTGGTCGCCAAGTAGGTGTTGCACCTAAAAATGCATATACTGAAGCTATCGATGCTTTGTTATAG
- a CDS encoding DUF58 domain-containing protein: MNLQTELNKTGGFKNLELLAKQVVEGFIAGMHKSPFHGFSAEFAEHKIYNQGESTRHIDWKLFAKTDKLYTKRYDDETNLRCHLILDNSSSMHYPKLKEFTVGNLNKIAFSALASAALMHILKKQRDAVGMSIYSDAYDYYAPEKGSERHHQMLLNELNQMVLSAPEGKTTETYTYLHQIAENIHRRSLIFFFTDMFQTSSDEVKLFEAIRHLKHNKHEVVLFHVMDKEKELQFNFDNTPKRFIDVETNEYINLYPDAIKDDYEASVAEYFNNIRLKCGQYQIKYVEADINKSFDKILTTYMVERQKFV, encoded by the coding sequence ATGAATCTACAGACAGAACTTAATAAAACCGGTGGATTTAAAAATCTAGAACTTCTTGCTAAACAAGTAGTAGAAGGATTTATAGCTGGTATGCATAAGAGTCCGTTTCATGGGTTTTCCGCAGAATTTGCAGAACATAAAATCTACAATCAAGGCGAAAGCACCCGGCATATCGATTGGAAGCTCTTTGCTAAAACAGATAAATTATATACCAAGCGCTATGATGATGAGACCAATTTACGTTGTCATCTCATTTTAGACAATAGCAGCTCCATGCATTATCCTAAATTGAAGGAGTTTACTGTTGGAAATTTAAATAAAATTGCATTTTCAGCTTTAGCGTCTGCAGCACTAATGCATATTTTGAAAAAGCAGCGCGATGCTGTAGGGATGAGTATTTACAGTGATGCTTATGATTACTATGCCCCAGAGAAAGGAAGTGAGCGCCACCACCAGATGCTGTTAAATGAGCTCAACCAGATGGTTCTCTCGGCGCCTGAGGGCAAAACGACCGAAACCTATACCTATTTGCATCAAATAGCAGAAAACATCCATAGACGCTCTCTCATCTTCTTTTTTACAGATATGTTTCAAACTAGCTCAGATGAGGTCAAGCTTTTTGAGGCAATTCGGCATTTAAAGCATAACAAGCACGAAGTGGTTTTATTTCATGTTATGGATAAAGAGAAGGAATTGCAATTTAATTTTGATAATACACCTAAGCGCTTTATTGATGTGGAGACCAATGAATACATTAATTTGTATCCTGACGCTATAAAAGATGACTATGAAGCTTCTGTTGCAGAGTATTTTAACAATATTAGATTGAAATGCGGTCAGTATCAAATTAAATATGTTGAGGCAGACATCAATAAGAGCTTCGATAAAATCTTAACGACTTATATGGTAGAGCGTCAAAAGTTCGTTTAA
- a CDS encoding ClpP family protease — MSKQAKAQDIIDSKLLEDRKVFLWGQVDDKSAKHVIDRLLYLDALETKDIHLYINSPGGYVTSGFAIYDCIQSLNSDVSTICTGLAASMGSILLSVGTKGKRFIQPHAKVMIHQPSGGARGPASDIEITAQEILKTKELSAKILADNCGQDLEKVLKDFNRDHWMDAEESLTYGIVDKVI; from the coding sequence ATGAGCAAGCAAGCAAAAGCACAAGATATAATAGATAGTAAGTTATTAGAAGATCGCAAAGTCTTTCTTTGGGGACAAGTAGATGACAAGTCGGCGAAACACGTTATAGACCGTTTGTTGTATTTAGATGCCTTAGAGACTAAGGATATTCATTTATACATTAACAGTCCTGGAGGTTATGTTACTTCTGGATTTGCAATCTATGATTGCATCCAGTCTCTAAATAGTGATGTTTCTACAATTTGCACAGGATTGGCAGCCTCTATGGGATCCATTTTGTTATCTGTAGGAACTAAAGGGAAACGTTTTATTCAGCCACATGCTAAGGTAATGATTCACCAGCCAAGTGGCGGCGCAAGAGGGCCTGCAAGTGATATTGAAATTACTGCTCAAGAGATACTGAAAACTAAAGAACTCAGTGCTAAAATTTTAGCTGATAATTGCGGACAAGATCTAGAAAAAGTCTTGAAAGACTTTAACAGAGACCATTGGATGGACGCAGAAGAATCTTTGACTTACGGTATTGTTGACAAAGTGATATAA
- a CDS encoding SOS response-associated peptidase yields the protein MCYSISLRKEKEEIEQSMLKHFNATFDISGEYSPYYHLNGFSNGNLQIIKMDDTEKIFPASWGLVPDWAKTNPEGFRKKSNTLNARSETIFEKSSFKKSAINKRCLILADGFFEPHHENAVSIPYFCYQPSSKYPKGDLFLFAGLYNDLDSELFTATILTTEANDFFAGVHNKKKRMPLVLDENYLQDWLDTGRSEQSVNELMATGFTNNEFKAYPVSRDLYKKGIDSNQPYIIDEVQKETLF from the coding sequence ATGTGCTATTCTATATCACTTCGGAAAGAAAAAGAGGAGATAGAACAATCAATGCTTAAACACTTTAATGCAACTTTTGATATCTCAGGAGAATACTCCCCTTACTACCATCTCAATGGATTTTCAAACGGAAACTTGCAAATAATAAAAATGGATGATACTGAAAAAATTTTTCCAGCATCATGGGGCTTAGTTCCTGATTGGGCCAAAACAAATCCAGAGGGTTTCAGAAAAAAAAGTAATACTTTGAATGCGAGATCTGAAACAATATTTGAGAAATCATCCTTTAAAAAAAGCGCAATCAATAAAAGGTGTCTGATTTTAGCCGATGGCTTTTTTGAGCCTCATCATGAAAACGCAGTATCGATACCATATTTTTGCTACCAACCATCTTCCAAATATCCCAAGGGAGATTTATTTCTCTTTGCAGGGCTTTATAATGATCTAGATTCAGAACTTTTTACTGCCACAATTCTAACAACTGAAGCAAATGATTTTTTTGCAGGAGTACACAACAAAAAAAAACGTATGCCTCTTGTGCTAGATGAGAATTATCTTCAGGACTGGCTAGATACTGGTCGTTCAGAACAGAGCGTTAATGAACTGATGGCAACTGGATTTACAAATAATGAGTTTAAGGCTTACCCTGTAAGTAGGGATTTGTATAAAAAAGGGATTGATTCAAATCAGCCGTATATTATAGATGAAGTTCAAAAGGAAACATTATTTTAA
- the dnaE gene encoding DNA polymerase III subunit alpha: MYLIFDTETTGLPKRWDAPITDTDNWPRCIQIAWQLHDEMGNCLDHQDYLVRPEGFNIPYDAEKIHGISTELALEQGVPLQEVLEKFNAALEQTTFVVGQNVKFDLNIMGAEFVREDMANSLQELPVLDTCTERTAELCQIPGGRGGKFKLPTLTELHEHLFNEPFAEAHNATADVEATTRCFLELVRLKEFTKEQLDVQPDYFERFNRENPQTIQLIGLEHINLKRESAKINARLQKSQADDISEAEIKENISELKEVDFVHLHNHSQFSVLQSTISISDLVASAAEHKMPAVALTDHANMMGAFHFVKAVNMHNKTVQAKQAEAEARGEIFEHKEIKPILGCEFFVCEDHTDKSRKDNGYQIVLIAKNKKGYHNLAKLSSHAFVDGFYYLPRIDRKLIEKYKEDLIVLTGNLYGEVPSKVLNVGENQAEEALLWWKETFGDDLYLEIMRHNQEDENRVNPVLIEFAKKHQVKLVATNNTYYCNKKDANAHDILLCVKDGEKQATPIGRGRGYRYGLPNQEYYFKSSEEMKALFKDVPEAISNIQEVVDKIEGFELARDVLLPAFSIPEEFKDDADLEDKGKRGENAYLRHLTYVGAKKRYGEELTDTIKERLDFELSVIENTGYPGYFLIVEDFIREARNMDVSVGPGRGSAAGSVVAYCLWITNIDPLKYDLLFERFLNPDRISMPDIDIDFDDEGRSRVMDYVIKKYGANQVAQIITYGTMAAKSSIRDTARVLDLPLFEADRIAKLIPTMSKLNKIFGLSEKELGSKFRAEDLEKVNELLNIAEGDGLDAETVNLARTLEGSVRNTGIHACGVIITPDDITKFVPVSLAKDSDLYVTQFDNSVVEDAGLLKMDFLGLKTLTLIKDTVKIVKAKHDILLDPDSFPLDDEKTYELFQRGETVGVFQYESPGMQKHLKDLKPTVFEDLIAMNALYRPGPMEYIPSFVRRKHGEEEIDYDLPAMEEYLKETYGITVYQEQVMLLSQKLANFTKGEADVLRKAMGKKQIAVLDKMKPKFIEQSAANGHDADKLEKIWKDWEAFASYAFNKSHSTCYAWIAYQTAYLKAHYPAEYMAAVLSNNMNDIKQVTFFMEECKRMRLDVLGPDVNESYYKFSVNQAGAVRFGMGAIKGVGHGAVKTIVENRKKDGHYKSIFDLAKRIELRAANKKAFENLALAGGFDGFGDTHRAQYFHDDGDGITFLEKAIKYGAKHQENENSAQVSLFGAASDVQIAEPVVPPCEEWGTMEKLAQEKEVVGVYISGHPLDDFKTEMRVFCNGNLAMFNDLPAYVNRELIFGGVVTDIQHRVSKQGKGWAIFLVEDYTDSFEFRIFGEEYLKFRHFLVKNSFVFVKAFVREGWVNRDTGKKSDPRIQFNSFQLLHDVMDAYAKKLSIQLNISDLQEQRISVLEDMFRMHRGDHALSFIIYDNDEKIKLNMPSRKQKVKISQELLDQLETNDVMYKLN, translated from the coding sequence ATGTACTTAATTTTTGATACCGAAACTACAGGTTTGCCTAAACGTTGGGATGCTCCAATTACCGATACCGATAATTGGCCAAGATGCATTCAAATTGCTTGGCAATTGCACGATGAGATGGGCAACTGTCTAGATCATCAAGATTACTTAGTGCGCCCAGAAGGTTTCAACATTCCTTATGACGCTGAAAAAATACACGGTATCTCTACAGAGTTGGCGCTTGAACAAGGTGTTCCGCTTCAAGAGGTTTTAGAGAAATTCAATGCCGCTTTAGAGCAAACCACCTTTGTTGTGGGTCAAAATGTAAAGTTTGACCTCAATATCATGGGTGCAGAATTTGTTAGGGAAGACATGGCCAATTCGCTCCAAGAATTGCCGGTATTAGATACCTGTACCGAGCGTACGGCTGAGCTTTGTCAAATTCCTGGTGGGCGGGGCGGAAAATTCAAGCTTCCTACCCTAACAGAGTTACATGAGCATTTATTTAACGAGCCTTTTGCAGAAGCACACAATGCTACTGCCGATGTAGAAGCTACGACGCGCTGTTTTTTGGAATTGGTGCGTTTAAAGGAGTTTACCAAAGAGCAACTTGACGTTCAGCCCGATTACTTTGAGCGATTTAATCGTGAAAATCCTCAAACGATTCAGCTCATTGGGTTAGAGCATATTAATCTCAAGCGAGAAAGTGCAAAGATTAATGCCAGACTCCAAAAATCCCAGGCAGATGATATTTCCGAAGCAGAGATAAAAGAGAATATTTCTGAGTTAAAAGAAGTAGACTTTGTACATCTCCACAATCATTCGCAATTTTCGGTATTACAATCTACGATTAGTATCTCAGATTTAGTGGCTTCGGCTGCTGAGCATAAAATGCCAGCGGTGGCTTTGACAGATCATGCGAACATGATGGGCGCTTTCCATTTTGTGAAAGCGGTCAATATGCATAATAAAACGGTTCAGGCAAAACAAGCCGAGGCCGAAGCTCGTGGCGAAATTTTTGAGCATAAAGAAATAAAGCCCATCTTGGGTTGTGAATTTTTTGTTTGTGAGGACCATACCGATAAATCCAGAAAGGATAATGGGTACCAAATTGTTCTTATTGCTAAAAATAAAAAGGGATACCACAATTTGGCAAAACTGTCTTCTCACGCTTTTGTGGATGGCTTTTATTATTTGCCGAGAATCGACAGAAAACTCATAGAAAAATACAAAGAAGATCTTATTGTATTAACAGGAAACCTTTATGGCGAAGTGCCTAGCAAGGTGTTGAATGTAGGTGAAAATCAAGCTGAAGAAGCGCTGTTGTGGTGGAAAGAAACCTTTGGTGATGATCTTTATCTTGAAATCATGCGCCACAATCAAGAAGATGAAAATCGTGTGAACCCTGTGTTAATTGAGTTTGCGAAAAAACATCAGGTCAAACTAGTGGCTACTAATAATACTTATTATTGCAATAAAAAAGATGCCAATGCACACGATATTTTGTTATGTGTAAAAGATGGTGAAAAGCAAGCAACACCTATAGGTAGAGGTCGCGGCTACCGCTACGGATTGCCTAACCAAGAGTATTATTTTAAGTCTTCGGAAGAAATGAAAGCCTTGTTTAAGGATGTTCCTGAAGCTATCAGTAATATTCAAGAAGTTGTAGATAAAATTGAAGGCTTTGAGTTGGCAAGAGATGTACTGTTACCTGCTTTTAGTATTCCAGAGGAATTTAAGGATGATGCCGATTTAGAGGACAAAGGAAAACGTGGAGAAAATGCGTATCTCAGGCATTTAACCTATGTGGGAGCTAAAAAACGCTACGGTGAAGAACTGACCGATACCATTAAGGAACGTCTTGATTTTGAGCTAAGTGTTATTGAAAACACCGGTTATCCAGGGTACTTTTTGATTGTAGAAGATTTTATTCGGGAGGCTAGAAACATGGATGTTTCGGTGGGACCAGGACGTGGTTCGGCAGCAGGTTCTGTAGTGGCCTACTGTTTGTGGATTACCAATATTGACCCCCTAAAGTACGACTTGCTTTTTGAGCGTTTCTTAAACCCCGATCGTATTAGTATGCCCGATATTGATATTGATTTTGATGACGAAGGTCGAAGTCGGGTTATGGATTACGTGATTAAAAAGTACGGCGCAAATCAGGTTGCCCAAATTATCACCTATGGTACGATGGCAGCAAAATCATCTATCCGTGACACTGCCCGCGTATTGGATTTGCCGCTTTTTGAAGCCGATAGGATAGCGAAGTTGATCCCTACCATGTCTAAGCTGAACAAGATCTTTGGCCTATCGGAAAAGGAATTGGGGAGCAAATTTCGTGCAGAAGATTTAGAAAAAGTCAATGAGCTTTTAAATATAGCAGAAGGAGATGGCTTAGATGCCGAAACCGTAAACTTGGCAAGAACGCTTGAAGGTTCTGTAAGAAATACGGGAATTCATGCCTGCGGTGTTATTATCACTCCCGATGATATTACCAAGTTCGTCCCAGTGTCTTTGGCTAAAGATTCTGATCTCTACGTCACGCAGTTTGACAACTCTGTTGTTGAAGATGCGGGTCTGCTAAAAATGGATTTTCTTGGATTAAAGACCTTGACCTTAATTAAGGATACCGTTAAGATTGTTAAGGCCAAACATGATATTTTATTAGATCCCGATAGTTTTCCTTTGGATGATGAAAAAACCTATGAGTTGTTTCAAAGAGGAGAGACGGTTGGGGTATTTCAATATGAATCTCCTGGGATGCAAAAACACCTCAAGGACTTAAAACCGACTGTCTTTGAAGATCTCATTGCCATGAATGCGCTCTATAGACCGGGACCAATGGAGTACATCCCGAGTTTTGTAAGAAGAAAACATGGCGAGGAAGAGATTGATTACGACCTTCCTGCAATGGAGGAGTATTTAAAGGAAACCTATGGTATTACGGTTTATCAAGAGCAAGTAATGTTGCTCTCACAAAAACTAGCAAACTTTACCAAAGGTGAGGCCGATGTTCTCCGTAAGGCCATGGGTAAAAAGCAAATTGCGGTTTTGGATAAAATGAAACCGAAATTTATTGAGCAATCGGCAGCCAACGGACATGATGCTGATAAGCTTGAAAAGATTTGGAAAGACTGGGAAGCCTTTGCGAGTTATGCCTTTAACAAATCACACTCTACGTGTTATGCATGGATTGCTTATCAAACTGCCTATTTAAAAGCGCATTATCCCGCAGAATATATGGCAGCGGTACTCTCAAACAACATGAATGACATTAAACAGGTCACCTTCTTTATGGAAGAATGTAAACGCATGCGTTTAGATGTTTTGGGGCCAGATGTGAATGAGTCGTACTATAAATTCTCGGTGAATCAAGCTGGCGCCGTTCGTTTTGGAATGGGCGCCATAAAAGGTGTTGGTCATGGTGCGGTAAAAACCATTGTCGAGAATCGAAAAAAAGATGGACATTACAAGTCCATATTTGATTTGGCAAAACGTATTGAATTGCGGGCAGCGAATAAAAAAGCCTTTGAAAACTTAGCATTGGCTGGTGGTTTTGACGGATTTGGAGATACACATCGCGCACAATATTTTCATGATGATGGTGATGGCATTACCTTTTTAGAAAAAGCGATAAAATATGGCGCCAAGCACCAAGAGAATGAAAATTCTGCTCAGGTAAGCTTATTTGGTGCGGCAAGTGATGTGCAAATTGCAGAGCCTGTAGTGCCACCCTGTGAAGAATGGGGCACGATGGAAAAGCTAGCCCAAGAGAAGGAAGTGGTTGGAGTATATATTTCTGGTCATCCACTAGATGACTTTAAAACCGAGATGCGTGTTTTTTGTAACGGGAATTTGGCCATGTTCAACGATTTGCCAGCTTATGTCAATAGGGAGTTGATTTTTGGTGGTGTAGTGACCGATATACAGCATCGGGTGAGTAAGCAAGGAAAAGGCTGGGCCATATTTTTAGTAGAGGATTATACCGATAGTTTTGAGTTCAGAATCTTTGGTGAAGAGTATTTGAAATTTCGTCATTTTCTCGTAAAAAACAGTTTTGTATTCGTTAAGGCCTTTGTGCGTGAAGGCTGGGTCAATCGAGATACTGGGAAAAAGAGCGATCCAAGAATTCAGTTCAATAGCTTTCAGTTATTGCATGATGTCATGGATGCTTATGCAAAAAAACTTTCCATACAGTTAAATATAAGCGATTTACAAGAGCAGAGAATTTCAGTATTAGAAGACATGTTCCGTATGCATCGCGGGGACCATGCGTTGAGTTTTATCATTTATGATAATGATGAAAAGATAAAGCTCAATATGCCTAGCCGAAAACAGAAGGTAAAAATATCCCAAGAGCTTTTAGATCAATTAGAAACCAATGATGTGATGTACAAGCTGAACTAA
- a CDS encoding ABC-three component system protein, whose product MTYYKTSHQVNYGKRIIPLKMIEHMSFDDWEEFIEEWIEIKKSEYNEAERFGGAGDKGRDVVGYVSDKHKANYIWDCYQCKHYDSALTPTQVYKEFGKILYHTFQKEYPKPRKFYFVSPKGCGTSLSKLLQNPTELKEAIKKNWVRYCENDISSKQVILEGELLKWVNNFDFSIFKKIHTKNILKEHINHPNHLIRFGGGLPEREKLDTSTIPSSIQNSETIYVNQLLSAYASESNENYKKVEELDTKKLYKNHFNRARISFHHAEQLRNFSRDSLPIDTFEDFQKEILGGIIDIVEDEHSNSFIKVKEAEKEARKIVISSNPLKDVSIINDRSGVCHQLVNDKKIKWI is encoded by the coding sequence ATGACATACTATAAAACATCACATCAAGTCAACTATGGCAAAAGAATAATACCTCTTAAGATGATTGAACATATGTCGTTTGATGATTGGGAAGAATTTATTGAAGAATGGATTGAAATAAAAAAATCCGAGTATAATGAAGCTGAAAGGTTTGGAGGTGCTGGTGATAAGGGAAGAGACGTGGTTGGATATGTTTCTGACAAGCACAAAGCCAACTATATTTGGGATTGTTATCAATGTAAACATTACGATAGTGCATTAACTCCAACTCAAGTATATAAAGAATTTGGTAAAATTTTATATCACACTTTTCAAAAAGAATATCCTAAACCTAGAAAATTTTATTTCGTTTCGCCTAAAGGTTGCGGAACTTCCCTCTCCAAATTATTGCAGAATCCCACGGAATTAAAGGAAGCTATCAAAAAAAATTGGGTTAGGTATTGTGAAAATGATATATCTAGCAAACAAGTTATATTAGAAGGGGAACTACTGAAATGGGTAAATAATTTTGATTTTTCAATATTTAAAAAAATTCACACCAAAAACATTTTAAAAGAACACATTAATCATCCAAATCATCTGATAAGGTTTGGTGGAGGGTTACCAGAACGTGAAAAATTAGATACGAGCACAATTCCTAGCTCGATTCAAAATTCTGAAACGATATATGTAAATCAATTACTATCTGCTTATGCTTCTGAAAGCAATGAAAATTATAAAAAGGTAGAAGAACTAGATACAAAAAAGCTTTATAAAAATCATTTTAATAGGGCAAGAATCAGCTTTCATCACGCAGAACAATTAAGAAATTTCTCTAGAGATAGTTTACCTATTGACACTTTTGAAGACTTTCAAAAAGAAATATTAGGTGGTATTATTGATATTGTTGAAGACGAACACTCTAATAGTTTTATAAAAGTAAAAGAAGCGGAAAAGGAGGCTCGTAAAATTGTAATCTCTTCAAATCCTTTAAAGGATGTAAGTATTATCAATGACCGAAGCGGAGTATGTCATCAATTAGTTAATGATAAAAAAATTAAATGGATATAA
- a CDS encoding HIT family protein produces MKDFLEIPRNKKLYQGSFFFIIEDAYPVSPGHLLIVSNDLNEDFFELSNDAKLQLPNIIDKAKTIIEKNHSPNGYNIGMNCGLAAGQTIFHFHCHIIPRYKDDIEHPEGGVRGVIPSKMMY; encoded by the coding sequence ATGAAGGATTTTTTAGAAATTCCGAGAAATAAGAAATTATATCAGGGATCATTTTTCTTCATCATAGAAGATGCTTACCCTGTTTCTCCTGGTCATTTATTAATTGTTTCCAATGATCTAAATGAGGATTTTTTTGAATTATCAAATGACGCTAAATTACAATTACCAAATATTATAGACAAAGCTAAGACGATCATAGAGAAAAATCATTCTCCTAATGGCTACAACATCGGAATGAATTGTGGTTTGGCAGCTGGTCAAACTATTTTTCACTTTCATTGTCATATAATTCCAAGATATAAAGATGATATAGAACATCCTGAAGGTGGTGTAAGAGGTGTTATTCCAAGTAAAATGATGTATTGA
- a CDS encoding HNH endonuclease domain-containing protein, whose protein sequence is MMHLINYDESFSKISSVFKNTSATYKFYWFWSILESVENGNKAINKRELFARMLTLSWHTVNYFQLSFGKQDLIQNAIFNVKELENLDIDAKHSLILRSLMETKNPKTIALLNHFNNNVPHKFLSPWVGTGSKSKVYASSLDKDNNAPYKLYSDQIKIDDRWFVFLRNNLGVLKSFCFWNLSLFLQNRNPNVPEIPNKIHRPIIRGSLIKHKREFWDLVLDELGYVNCIYTGEKLVVGNYIIEHFLPHQFVAHDLMWNLIPAETLFNSAKRDKLPSFEKYFHDFCALQNEGFKIIKRSKPKNKFLQDYLNIFPQLNFDKSKFQDHIQPMLTIAHNNGFQYL, encoded by the coding sequence ATGATGCACTTAATTAATTATGACGAGTCTTTTTCAAAAATCTCATCGGTTTTTAAAAATACAAGTGCTACCTATAAATTCTATTGGTTCTGGTCTATTTTAGAATCAGTTGAAAATGGCAATAAAGCAATCAACAAAAGAGAGTTATTTGCCAGGATGCTGACCCTTTCTTGGCACACTGTAAATTACTTTCAACTTTCCTTTGGTAAGCAAGACTTAATTCAGAATGCAATATTTAATGTGAAAGAATTAGAAAATTTAGATATTGACGCTAAACACAGTTTAATATTACGATCATTGATGGAAACCAAAAATCCCAAAACCATAGCATTACTCAATCATTTCAATAACAATGTTCCTCACAAATTTTTAAGCCCTTGGGTCGGCACTGGTTCTAAGTCTAAAGTCTACGCATCATCCTTAGACAAGGATAATAACGCTCCTTATAAACTATACAGTGACCAAATCAAGATTGACGATAGGTGGTTTGTTTTTCTTAGAAACAATCTTGGAGTCTTAAAGTCGTTTTGTTTTTGGAATCTTTCTTTATTTCTACAAAACAGAAATCCCAATGTTCCAGAAATACCAAATAAAATACACAGACCTATCATCAGGGGCAGCTTAATTAAACATAAACGTGAATTTTGGGATCTAGTGTTAGATGAACTTGGTTATGTAAATTGCATTTACACTGGCGAAAAATTGGTTGTTGGAAATTATATAATTGAGCATTTTCTACCACACCAATTTGTAGCTCATGATTTAATGTGGAATTTAATTCCGGCAGAAACTCTATTTAATTCAGCTAAGAGAGATAAGCTTCCATCATTTGAAAAATATTTTCATGATTTTTGTGCTTTACAAAATGAAGGTTTTAAGATCATTAAAAGGAGTAAACCAAAAAATAAATTTCTTCAAGATTACCTTAATATCTTCCCGCAACTAAATTTTGATAAATCCAAATTCCAAGATCATATTCAACCTATGTTAACCATAGCACATAATAACGGTTTCCAATATCTATAA
- a CDS encoding site-specific integrase, with translation MKLNILFLLSKSKINSTGNAPVRCRLTFQKMRKEFSTGVFINAKFWKSKQQLIDTQEPDAELKNTQLSLIRTNLSQAFLFLQVKGTQFTADDIYKKYKGETPKKDFGVMEVYNLHSDRIKKLVGIDIKEVTYSKYIESGRHLKSFIKFNFKSNDIQLKALKSSFLKHYEYFLKTEKKFQQSTLNKAIQRFRKVIKYAVSEDYLDKDPFILYRAKRIKKEVIFLSPEQLKNLEETKFEIKRIEQIKDMFVFCCYTGLGFSEMKELKKRDVSIGFDGEVWLNVRRSKTNRRYNVPLLPKAREIKDKYYDEASDYVFQSISNAKFNAYLKEIADIVGIEFNLTHHIARKTFASTVLLYNNVPIEIVSKLLGHSKIQTTQDSYGKIVEKQISLEMKKLKGR, from the coding sequence ATGAAACTGAATATATTATTTTTACTATCTAAGTCAAAAATCAATTCAACAGGCAACGCTCCAGTTAGATGCAGGCTAACCTTTCAAAAAATGAGAAAAGAGTTTTCCACTGGAGTATTTATAAATGCTAAATTTTGGAAAAGTAAGCAACAACTAATAGATACCCAAGAACCCGACGCTGAATTAAAAAACACTCAATTGAGCCTGATAAGAACAAATCTTAGTCAGGCTTTTTTATTTTTACAGGTTAAAGGAACTCAATTTACAGCAGATGACATTTATAAAAAATATAAAGGAGAGACACCTAAAAAAGATTTTGGTGTTATGGAAGTCTATAACTTGCACAGTGATAGAATTAAGAAGCTTGTAGGCATAGATATCAAGGAAGTAACCTATTCAAAATACATAGAATCTGGTAGACATCTAAAATCATTTATTAAATTCAATTTTAAATCTAATGATATCCAATTAAAGGCTCTTAAGAGTAGTTTTCTAAAACATTATGAATACTTCCTTAAAACTGAAAAGAAGTTCCAGCAAAGCACACTAAACAAGGCTATACAAAGGTTTAGGAAGGTGATTAAATATGCTGTTTCTGAAGATTACTTAGACAAAGATCCATTTATACTTTATAGGGCTAAACGTATTAAAAAGGAAGTTATATTTCTTTCTCCTGAACAATTAAAAAATCTGGAAGAAACAAAGTTTGAAATTAAAAGGATAGAGCAGATTAAGGATATGTTTGTTTTTTGTTGTTATACAGGTCTTGGTTTTAGTGAAATGAAAGAATTGAAGAAAAGAGATGTGTCAATTGGATTTGATGGTGAAGTTTGGTTAAATGTCAGAAGATCCAAGACAAATAGGAGATATAATGTACCATTATTGCCTAAAGCTAGAGAGATAAAAGATAAATATTATGATGAGGCTTCGGATTATGTATTTCAAAGCATATCCAATGCTAAATTCAACGCTTATCTAAAAGAGATCGCTGATATTGTAGGGATTGAATTTAATTTAACCCATCATATAGCCAGAAAGACTTTTGCAAGTACCGTGTTGCTTTATAATAATGTGCCAATTGAGATTGTAAGTAAGTTACTTGGGCATTCTAAAATACAAACAACACAGGATAGTTATGGAAAAATAGTAGAGAAACAGATTAGTCTAGAGATGAAAAAATTAAAGGGGAGGTAA